The bacterium genomic interval TCCTGGCTGGGGTTGGCAGCCGTCGCGGTCGCTTTCCTGATCTTGGTAGTGGTGGAGCGCAGTAGGAGCACCACCGAGCTGGTGGGGCTGGGTCTGGTGCTCGGCGGGGCGATCGGGAACGTCGTCGATCGGCTCCTGCGCGGACCGTGGATGTCCGGATCCGTCACGGACTTCATCGACTTCAGCTTCTGGCCCACCTTCAACCTGGCCGACTCCGCCATCACGGTGGGCGTGGTGA includes:
- the lspA gene encoding signal peptidase II, whose amino-acid sequence is MREVRVAPALTSRRISAGLLGGAVLVADQISKLWARTALADHDLVIIPGWFRLAVTENSGAAFSLFQGYGSWLGLAAVAVAFLILVVVERSRSTTELVGLGLVLGGAIGNVVDRLLRGPWMSGSVTDFIDFSFWPTFNLADSAITVGVVILVWAARRI